GCCATTAGGAGAGAAGTTCTCTGAGGATAAACCAGGCTATTTATAATATATACGATTTCCGAAATTCCAAGAGGCATTTTTGAAACGCGGCCTATCAAGGCTCGATTTAGATTTCCCGGCAATAAAAAAGCAGGGGCATCTCTGACCCTGCTTTAAACTGGATTCTGAACGGCTTGCGAAAGTGTATTATTCCTTCTCCGCCGGTGACTCTTCTTCTTTCTCCGCCATCAGTTTTTCGCTGATGCGAGCCGATTTGCCGGTCAGGTCGCGCAGATAATAGAGTTTTGCCTTATGAACTTTCCCCTGACGCACTCTTTCAATCTTGGAAACATTGGGCGAATGAAGGGGGAATATACGCTCCACCCCGATACCGGAGGACATTTTCCGCACCGTAAAGGTCTCACCGACTCCGCCACCGCGACGGGCTATGACGGTTCCCTGAAAAACCTGAACCCT
This DNA window, taken from Candidatus Zixiibacteriota bacterium, encodes the following:
- the rplS gene encoding 50S ribosomal protein L19; this translates as MKQIAQLEKMYLKDKVPSFKSGDTVKVHVKIKEGDKERVQVFQGTVIARRGGGVGETFTVRKMSSGIGVERIFPLHSPNVSKIERVRQGKVHKAKLYYLRDLTGKSARISEKLMAEKEEESPAEKE